The following proteins are co-located in the Methylomonas sp. 11b genome:
- a CDS encoding P-II family nitrogen regulator, translating into MKLITAIIKPFKLDDVREALSEIGVAGVTATEVKGFGRQKGHTELYRGAEYVVDFLPKVKLEIAVAEHVVDQAVETIVKAANTGKIGDGKIFVTNLEQIIRIRTGETGEDAI; encoded by the coding sequence ATGAAATTAATTACAGCGATTATCAAACCATTCAAGCTGGACGACGTCAGGGAAGCCTTGTCCGAGATCGGGGTGGCTGGTGTAACGGCAACCGAAGTTAAAGGTTTTGGCAGGCAAAAGGGCCACACCGAGTTGTATCGCGGCGCCGAGTACGTGGTGGATTTTCTGCCTAAGGTCAAGCTGGAAATCGCAGTGGCCGAACACGTTGTCGACCAAGCCGTGGAAACTATCGTCAAGGCCGCCAACACCGGCAAAATTGGCGACGGTAAAATTTTTGTGACCAACCTGGAACAGATCATTCGTATTAGAACCGGCGAGACCGGAGAAGATGCTATTTAA
- a CDS encoding ammonium transporter — MTTIKRTLMLMAYSLMLPEQAWAEGINQANTAWVLTSTALVLFMTIPGLSLFYGGLVRSKNVLSVLMQCFAITCLVSILWLAGVYSFVFTDGGNWQQFLGGGSKIFLPEMNTQNLIGDIPETVFFMFQMTFAIITPALIVGAFAERMKFSAMLWFSGLWLIVVYMPICHWIWGNGWLAALGAKDFAGGIVIHVNAGVASLVAALVLGRRKGFPTVAMPPHNMTMVVTGAGMLWFGWFGFNGGSALKADGSAGMAIAVTHIAAAAGALTWMTIEWLRFSKPSVLGIVTGMVAGLGTITPASGFVGPIGGLIIGIVAGIVCFYATQFVKRRLKIDDSLDVFPVHGVGGCVGSILTGVFAAESFGGLGLNGVTIAEQVGVQALAVLVTAAWSALFSYVLLKFIDVFIGLRVSEDEEQQGLDIVLHEETGYHNL; from the coding sequence ATGACAACAATAAAAAGAACGCTGATGCTGATGGCATACAGCTTGATGTTGCCCGAGCAGGCTTGGGCTGAAGGCATTAACCAAGCCAATACCGCTTGGGTTTTAACCTCCACCGCACTGGTTTTATTCATGACCATTCCGGGCCTATCGCTGTTTTACGGCGGTTTGGTCAGAAGCAAGAATGTGCTGTCGGTGCTTATGCAATGTTTTGCGATTACCTGTCTGGTATCGATATTGTGGCTGGCCGGCGTTTACAGCTTTGTGTTTACCGATGGCGGCAACTGGCAGCAGTTTTTGGGTGGCGGCAGCAAGATTTTTTTGCCGGAAATGAACACGCAAAACTTGATCGGCGATATTCCGGAAACCGTGTTTTTCATGTTTCAAATGACTTTCGCGATTATTACTCCGGCGTTGATCGTTGGCGCTTTTGCCGAGCGGATGAAGTTTTCGGCGATGCTTTGGTTTAGCGGGCTGTGGTTAATCGTGGTGTACATGCCGATTTGTCACTGGATTTGGGGCAACGGCTGGCTGGCGGCCTTGGGTGCCAAGGATTTTGCCGGTGGGATTGTGATTCACGTCAATGCCGGAGTGGCTTCTCTGGTGGCGGCCTTAGTCTTGGGGCGTCGTAAAGGCTTTCCCACCGTGGCGATGCCTCCGCACAATATGACCATGGTGGTCACGGGCGCCGGTATGCTCTGGTTCGGCTGGTTCGGCTTCAACGGTGGTAGCGCGTTAAAAGCCGACGGCAGTGCCGGGATGGCGATTGCCGTCACGCATATCGCCGCCGCCGCTGGCGCGTTGACCTGGATGACGATTGAATGGTTGCGTTTCAGCAAGCCGAGTGTGCTGGGTATCGTCACCGGTATGGTAGCCGGCTTGGGTACCATCACCCCGGCCTCTGGATTTGTCGGGCCGATTGGCGGGCTGATTATTGGTATAGTGGCAGGCATAGTGTGTTTTTATGCCACGCAATTCGTCAAACGCCGGTTAAAAATCGACGATTCCTTGGATGTATTTCCGGTACATGGGGTTGGCGGTTGCGTCGGCTCGATTTTAACCGGCGTATTCGCTGCTGAAAGTTTCGGCGGCTTGGGATTAAACGGTGTGACAATCGCCGAGCAAGTCGGCGTACAAGCGCTAGCGGTTTTGGTGACGGCGGCCTGGAGTGCTTTATTCAGCTATGTTTTGTTGAAATTCATCGACGTGTTCATCGGTTTGCGCGTCAGCGAAGATGAGGAGCAGCAAGGTTTGGACATCGTGCTGCACGAAGAAACCGGCTACCACAATCTGTAA
- a CDS encoding inositol monophosphatase family protein, with amino-acid sequence MPITLEVLETIVRAAGEVAMRYFNDLDSLAINKKSARDLVTDADVAVENYLKQALGAQCPEYGFWGEESGQTANQTSRWIVDPIDGTHSFSKGQYFWGISVALEIDGELMMGAVYGPALDDYYCAEKGKGAWKNGKPIRVSDETNLASSMVSTGFACLRQYLEDNNLPRFARIAQATTGQRRLGSAALDLCTVADGQVDAFWEQELNLYDIAAGVLIAKEAGATITDFKGNPGVFPKQVFATNGKILDQLLPLM; translated from the coding sequence ATGCCCATCACTCTGGAAGTTTTAGAAACCATCGTACGCGCGGCCGGCGAAGTGGCGATGCGCTATTTCAACGATTTAGATTCTCTGGCGATTAACAAAAAAAGCGCTCGCGATTTGGTGACCGATGCCGATGTCGCGGTGGAAAATTACCTGAAACAAGCGCTCGGCGCGCAGTGTCCCGAGTACGGTTTTTGGGGCGAGGAAAGCGGCCAAACCGCTAATCAAACCAGTCGTTGGATCGTCGATCCGATTGACGGCACCCATTCTTTCTCGAAAGGCCAATATTTTTGGGGTATCAGCGTTGCGTTGGAAATCGACGGTGAATTGATGATGGGGGCTGTTTACGGCCCGGCGTTGGACGATTATTACTGCGCGGAAAAAGGCAAGGGCGCCTGGAAAAACGGCAAGCCTATCAGGGTTTCTGATGAAACCAATCTGGCCAGCAGCATGGTGTCCACCGGGTTTGCCTGCCTGCGCCAGTATTTGGAAGACAACAACCTGCCGCGATTCGCTCGTATCGCTCAGGCCACAACCGGTCAACGCCGTTTGGGTTCGGCTGCGCTGGATTTATGTACGGTTGCGGATGGCCAGGTCGATGCTTTTTGGGAACAGGAACTGAATCTTTATGACATTGCCGCGGGTGTGTTGATAGCCAAAGAAGCCGGCGCAACGATCACCGACTTTAAAGGCAATCCCGGTGTATTTCCAAAGCAGGTCTTTGCCACAAACGGCAAGATTCTCGATCAGTTATTGCCTTTGATGTAA
- a CDS encoding glycosyltransferase — protein MSRVLYCWELGAGYGHTAAFLPVARQLKSLGHEVIFVLKDLEYAETLLAEDHFCYLQAPIRWPDGRVQPPASSYPGVLQNVGFTDETGLFTRAKAWQSLYRHLAPNLIIFDHAPTALLAARELNIPRAGFGTGFFSPPRLSPMPNIRPWLRVGDKVLSTIESQVLSTTNSVLARLNTPPLRILADLFEFAEDFICTFPELDHYRQYRSANYWGPTLLQTTGIEPIWPSVGTEKIFAYLRPEYPGLEILLKQLRASPWSILVHIPGTTPAFIEKNSSANLHITPQPVIISAAAKQCDLAICHGGVATLSAFLLSGKPLLALPFQLEQLISAQNLAALGAGNYITAESKNPNYKATLTELLRNSKHTQAARQFAEKYASFSSSQQAIDIAKRCEMLMKNAYIKGNN, from the coding sequence ATGAGTAGAGTACTTTATTGCTGGGAATTGGGTGCCGGCTACGGTCATACCGCCGCATTCCTTCCGGTAGCCCGACAACTTAAATCACTCGGACACGAAGTAATATTCGTGCTGAAAGATTTGGAATACGCCGAAACTTTGTTAGCTGAAGATCACTTTTGTTATCTACAGGCCCCGATACGCTGGCCCGACGGTCGAGTGCAACCACCCGCCTCCAGTTACCCGGGAGTTTTACAGAATGTCGGATTTACCGATGAAACCGGCCTGTTTACCCGAGCAAAAGCTTGGCAATCCTTATATCGGCATCTAGCCCCCAACCTGATCATATTCGACCATGCGCCGACTGCATTGCTCGCGGCGCGCGAATTAAACATCCCAAGAGCTGGGTTCGGCACCGGCTTTTTCTCGCCGCCGCGCTTAAGTCCCATGCCCAATATCCGTCCCTGGTTGCGAGTTGGCGATAAGGTCTTAAGCACTATCGAAAGCCAGGTGTTAAGCACGACAAACTCGGTTTTAGCGCGTCTGAATACGCCACCATTAAGGATTTTGGCGGACTTATTCGAGTTTGCTGAAGACTTTATCTGCACGTTTCCAGAGCTGGACCATTATCGGCAATACCGCAGCGCAAACTATTGGGGACCAACCCTTTTGCAAACCACCGGTATTGAGCCGATCTGGCCGAGCGTCGGAACCGAAAAAATATTCGCCTATTTGCGCCCCGAATATCCCGGCCTGGAGATATTGCTAAAACAATTACGCGCGTCGCCTTGGTCAATATTGGTGCATATCCCCGGCACAACGCCCGCATTTATAGAGAAAAACAGCAGCGCCAATCTACACATCACTCCGCAGCCGGTAATAATCTCGGCGGCTGCCAAACAATGCGATTTGGCTATTTGCCATGGCGGTGTGGCGACATTGTCGGCATTTTTACTGTCTGGCAAACCCTTGCTGGCATTGCCATTTCAGCTCGAACAACTGATCAGCGCTCAAAACCTCGCTGCTCTCGGCGCGGGCAATTACATCACCGCAGAAAGCAAAAACCCCAACTACAAGGCAACGTTGACTGAGCTATTGCGTAATTCGAAACACACACAGGCCGCCCGACAGTTTGCGGAAAAATACGCCAGCTTTTCTTCCTCACAACAAGCTATCGATATTGCCAAACGTTGTGAGATGTTGATGAAAAACGCTTACATCAAAGGCAATAACTGA